The following are from one region of the Streptomyces decoyicus genome:
- a CDS encoding DUF4232 domain-containing protein, whose translation MRTTRRATHVVASAAALTAVLALTACQNDTKDTGSPAPSASSQSAAGGQGAPSPSDGKGPAEGGHASKTAAAGAAGNGNAGKKGSGQPSGQGSGSRTTTVACTGAHVKVTVTKVKRPLNHMLLTATNTGSAPCNAYGAPYLRWDDAQAATTFLEASKPQAVVTLAPGESAYAGIMYQSADGSGNSGHTARTLGVLFGNRAGNGSTGPAVQLPLPNGGVLTDSSAWVTYWQSRAQDALTW comes from the coding sequence CGTCGCCTCCGCCGCCGCCCTGACGGCGGTCCTCGCACTGACCGCCTGCCAGAACGACACCAAGGACACCGGCAGCCCTGCCCCGTCCGCGTCCTCCCAGTCCGCGGCCGGTGGGCAGGGTGCCCCGTCCCCCTCGGATGGGAAGGGCCCGGCCGAGGGCGGTCACGCCTCAAAGACCGCCGCGGCGGGTGCCGCCGGCAACGGGAACGCCGGCAAGAAGGGTTCGGGGCAGCCCTCCGGCCAGGGCTCCGGAAGCCGGACCACGACCGTCGCCTGCACCGGTGCGCACGTCAAGGTCACCGTGACCAAGGTCAAGCGCCCCCTCAACCACATGCTGCTGACCGCGACCAACACCGGCTCCGCGCCCTGCAACGCCTACGGCGCGCCCTACCTCCGCTGGGACGACGCCCAGGCCGCCACCACGTTCCTCGAGGCGTCCAAGCCGCAGGCCGTGGTCACGCTCGCGCCGGGCGAGTCGGCGTACGCGGGGATCATGTACCAGTCGGCGGACGGCTCGGGCAACAGCGGCCACACTGCCCGCACTCTGGGCGTCCTCTTCGGCAACCGGGCGGGCAACGGCTCCACCGGCCCGGCTGTGCAACTCCCCCTGCCCAACGGAGGCGTCCTCACCGACAGTTCGGCCTGGGTCACCTACTGGCAGTCCCGCGCCCAGGACGCGCTGACCTGGTGA